From the genome of Deltaproteobacteria bacterium:
TGCCACCGGACATGGAGGTGAGCAACTACCGGATGGCGAGGGAGGCGCTCCTAGATCACGTTCCGATTCCTCCCTCGCAGGTGCATCGCATCCGGGGCGAAGAGCCTCCGGTGATCGCTGCGGCCGACTACGAGCGGACGCTCCGCACCCTCTTCGCGACGCCGGTCGGTCCCCCGCGTCCCGTGCCCGGCGCGCGCTTCGACCTGGTGCTGCTCGGCATGGGGGACAACGGGCACACCGCCTCCCTCTTCCCGGGGCTGCACGCGGTGCGCGAGGCGGAGCGCTGGGTCGTGGGGGAGTATGTCGAGGAGGTCGCGATGTGGCGCATCACGCTGACGCCGGTCGTGCTGAACGCCGCCGCCGAGGTCGTCTTCCTCGTGAGCGGTGCGGACAAGGCGGCGATGCTCCACCGCGTCCTCGACGGTCCCGTCCGTCCCGACGCGCTCCCGGCACAGGTCGTGGCTCCGCACCACGGTCGCCTCCGCTGGCTCGTCGATGCCGAGGCTGCCGCTGAGTTGGAGGAGCGCTGACATGGAGCGCGTGGTCTTTCTCTTCGACGTCGACAACACGCTCCTCGACAACGACCGGGTCGCCGCGGACCTGAAACGCTACCTGGCCAAGGAGGTGGGTGCCGGGCGGCAGGAGCAGTACTGGGAGATCTTCGAGGAGCTCCGCCGAGAGCTCGGGTACGCGGACTACCTCGGAGCCCTCCAGCGCTACCGCGTGAGGCATCCGCGCGAGCCGCACCTGCTCGCGGTCTCGTCCTACCTCGTGAACTATCCCTTCGCGAACCGGCTCTTCCCGGGCTCCCTCGACGCGCTCGAGCACGTCCGCGCCTTCGGCCCGACCGTCATCCTCTCGGACGGCGACGTGGTCTTCCAGCCGCTCAAGGTGCAGCGCTCGGGTCTGTTCGAGGCGGTCGAGGGCCGCGTCCTCATCTACATCCACAAGGAG
Proteins encoded in this window:
- a CDS encoding HAD family hydrolase produces the protein MERVVFLFDVDNTLLDNDRVAADLKRYLAKEVGAGRQEQYWEIFEELRRELGYADYLGALQRYRVRHPREPHLLAVSSYLVNYPFANRLFPGSLDALEHVRAFGPTVILSDGDVVFQPLKVQRSGLFEAVEGRVLIYIHKERELDDVERRHPAAHYVLVDDKVRILAAVKERWGDRLTTVFPRQGHYAHAPDVARHPAPDVTIDRIGDLTTYDMPALLDAARQKGTR
- the pgl gene encoding 6-phosphogluconolactonase, with amino-acid sequence MRHPVEVVADRRALTEAGAAAFVAAARAAIGAHGRFVTALSGGSTPRALFGLLATERFASSVDWGRIHVCWGDERAVPPDMEVSNYRMAREALLDHVPIPPSQVHRIRGEEPPVIAAADYERTLRTLFATPVGPPRPVPGARFDLVLLGMGDNGHTASLFPGLHAVREAERWVVGEYVEEVAMWRITLTPVVLNAAAEVVFLVSGADKAAMLHRVLDGPVRPDALPAQVVAPHHGRLRWLVDAEAAAELEER